One stretch of Rhodoferax lithotrophicus DNA includes these proteins:
- a CDS encoding ABC transporter ATP-binding protein, producing MSYGVEFKNITKRYGTDNSAPLVIKGVDFEIEKGSLTTILGPSGCGKTTVLRMIAGLETPTSGQILMAGKDVTTLGPADRNVSMMFQSYALFPHMNVLENVMYGLKMSGVEKAEATRRAVETLGNVGLVGYDDRLPSELSGGQQQRVALARALVLEPGVLLFDEPLSNLDARLRRDMREEIRSLQQRLHLTVAYVTHDQSEALAVSDQIIVMDDGLIAQRGTPQDMYERPGSEFVAGFMGEAMLFPGVADARGGVQLGPLQVMSRQAVAAGQVKVAVRPEAWHIHRDGTGLAAKLLKLAYLGSFFEYTFETALGPIFVVSPDLTDVLSLGSQVGLTLADHGVSVVAVA from the coding sequence ATGAGTTACGGCGTTGAATTCAAAAACATCACCAAGCGTTACGGCACCGACAACAGCGCCCCGCTGGTGATCAAAGGGGTGGATTTCGAGATCGAAAAAGGTTCACTCACCACCATCCTCGGGCCGTCAGGCTGCGGCAAAACCACCGTGCTGCGCATGATTGCCGGGCTGGAAACCCCCACCAGCGGGCAAATTCTCATGGCGGGCAAAGATGTCACCACACTCGGGCCCGCCGACCGCAATGTGAGCATGATGTTCCAGAGCTACGCCCTGTTCCCGCACATGAACGTGCTGGAAAACGTGATGTACGGCCTGAAGATGTCCGGCGTTGAGAAAGCCGAGGCCACCCGGCGTGCGGTGGAAACCCTGGGCAATGTCGGTCTGGTCGGCTATGACGACCGCCTGCCCAGCGAACTCTCGGGAGGCCAGCAGCAGCGTGTGGCGCTGGCCCGTGCGCTGGTGCTGGAGCCCGGTGTGCTGCTGTTTGACGAACCCCTGAGCAATCTGGATGCCCGTCTGCGGCGCGATATGCGCGAAGAAATCCGTAGCCTGCAGCAGCGTCTGCACCTCACCGTAGCCTATGTCACCCATGACCAGAGCGAGGCGCTGGCGGTGAGTGACCAGATCATCGTGATGGACGACGGCCTGATTGCCCAGCGCGGCACACCACAAGACATGTACGAGCGCCCTGGCAGCGAGTTTGTGGCTGGTTTCATGGGCGAGGCCATGCTGTTTCCCGGTGTCGCCGATGCCCGTGGCGGCGTGCAACTGGGGCCTTTGCAGGTGATGTCACGCCAGGCGGTGGCCGCAGGCCAGGTCAAGGTGGCGGTGCGGCCCGAGGCCTGGCACATTCACCGCGACGGCACCGGGCTGGCCGCCAAACTGCTCAAGCTGGCTTACCTGGGCAGCTTTTTTGAGTACACCTTTGAGACCGCGCTGGGGCCGATCTTTGTGGTTTCCCCCGACCTCACCGATGTGTTGAGCCTGGGCAGCCAGGTCGGGCTGACGCTGGCTGACCATGGTGTGTCGGTGGTGGCGGTGGCTTGA
- a CDS encoding GntR family transcriptional regulator encodes MSPIKQAMTSHVETNIAAPRTLAERAYLNLRQDVICGKLAPGEKLRVEHLKDQYQVGASTLREALSLLVSDALVSAEGQRGFRVAPISLTDLEDVTNTRVMLETEALRQSIRHGGAEWEAALRASYQLLTQIEDPANGPEPQLWEQRNKNFHDALIAAFDSPWTKYMLAILYRHGERYRNINWRLTAAHVTERHVHEEHETIFQAAINRQEARAALALEAHVRMTHDIVKRQSQLVE; translated from the coding sequence ATGTCCCCCATAAAACAAGCCATGACCAGCCACGTTGAAACCAACATTGCCGCCCCCCGCACGCTGGCCGAGCGCGCCTACCTGAACCTGCGCCAGGACGTGATCTGCGGCAAGCTCGCGCCGGGGGAAAAGCTGCGGGTGGAACACCTCAAGGATCAGTACCAGGTGGGGGCCAGCACGCTGCGTGAAGCCTTGTCCCTGCTGGTGTCTGACGCGCTGGTCAGTGCCGAGGGGCAACGCGGCTTCCGGGTGGCCCCAATATCACTCACCGACCTGGAAGACGTGACCAATACCCGCGTGATGCTGGAAACCGAGGCCTTGCGCCAGTCCATTCGCCACGGCGGTGCCGAATGGGAGGCCGCGCTGCGGGCCAGCTACCAGCTGCTGACACAAATTGAAGACCCAGCCAACGGCCCCGAACCGCAGTTGTGGGAGCAGCGCAACAAGAATTTCCACGATGCCTTGATTGCCGCCTTTGACTCACCCTGGACCAAATACATGCTGGCGATTCTGTACCGCCATGGTGAGCGCTACCGCAACATCAACTGGCGGCTGACGGCCGCCCATGTGACCGAGCGCCATGTGCACGAAGAGCACGAAACCATTTTTCAGGCCGCCATCAACCGACAAGAGGCGCGTGCAGCGCTGGCGCTGGAGGCGCATGTGCGCATGACACATGACATCGTCAAACGGCAATCTCAACTTGTTGAATAG